The sequence AGTTCTATCTAAAACAACTCTATTTTCTCTTCTGTATCTAAATCCTATTGTAGTAGTTTCCTGAAATAAAATATTACTAATTTCATTAAACTTACTTTCTGGAACTAAAATTTCAACTTTAAAAATTGGTCTATTTTTTTTACCTATGCCACAGAAAACAGAAATATCTAATGCTCCATTTTTAATAATCTTTTCTATTAAATTTCCTATT comes from Dictyoglomus sp. and encodes:
- a CDS encoding LarC family nickel insertion protein; the encoded protein is IGNLIEKIIKNGALDISVFCGIGKKNRPIFKVEILVPESKFNEISNILFQETTTIGFRYRRENRVVLDRTIKEVNTELGKVRVKIAYREGKIVNLSPEYEDCKKISEEKNIPLKEVYQRIYKNLENRLK